A stretch of Triticum aestivum cultivar Chinese Spring chromosome 1D, IWGSC CS RefSeq v2.1, whole genome shotgun sequence DNA encodes these proteins:
- the LOC123179963 gene encoding disease resistance protein RGA5: MEIAAGAMTPLLRKLGGLLLDEYNLEKRVKKGVTSLLTELEMMHAALRKVGKKPPEELDEQVRIWADKVRELCYNMEDAVDAFMVLVEGNKYHERGPNNMKNRVKKFLKKTTKLFSRGKALHEIGDAMDEAKELAKELGDLRQRYMLEGHAGETRDTIDPRLEVMYKDVSELVGIEHKRKELIKMLREGDENGKQQPKAISIVGSGGLGKTTLAKAVYDKLIGQYDCEAFVSVSRNPDIKKIFKKMLHQLDRKRYASINEAVRDEEQLIDELNMSLHCKRYLIVIDDIWDEEDWRIIKCAFSKSVGSAVIMTTRKISVSKACHLSGDDMVYEMKPLTEGDSQRLFYKRIFPQGSDCPSQLEQVSRNILRKCGGVPLAIITIASLLASNEQQIKPKYQWDNILNSMGRGLAEGGSVKDMRRILSFSYYDLPSHLKTCFLYLSIFPEDFEIRRDRLIWRWIAEGLVQGGKQESRPFELGESYFNELANRNLIQPVDIDVEGRASACRVHDMVLDLICSLSSEENFVTVLDGTVKSKPSSHIKVRLLSFQNSMSELTTHRVDATSMPQLRSVTLFRTDVDLIQALPSFQILRVLDLEGCNLGESSHKVDLSCVENLLHLRYLGLRDTRVGILPMEIGKLRFLETLDLRVGGSAEVPSSVVRLGHLMCLYVDPDVRLSVGMGNLVSLEELTTVKVGGTVAIEKELGQLIELRVLQLEWTGDDDSVCSSLVVSLGNLRKLQSLIIFRQGGLRFDVIWDSWVPPPHLRTFEFVGCTLTMPKWINSSVLPLLSILRIEVKRVQPEVDIQILGKLPALRFLYLETTKDQYTRAESFIVGADAFPCLRECYLYYFQTGPSIFPRGAMPRLEVLYFFARALHIAGGELDVGMDHLPSLRRVMVSLCPEKDEIIDKIDEAAAMIYPQNGNKRKKNDGDRLRRWDSCALESILSILICRQFFLACSKKAKSK, encoded by the exons ATGGAGATCGCCGCGGGAGCGATGACCCCCTTGCTCCGCAAGCTCGGCGGCCTGCTCCTGGATGAGTACAACCTGGAGAAGCGCGTGAAGAAAGGTGTAACATCTCTGCTCACAGAGCTGGAGATGATGCACGCCGCTCTGCGCAAGGTGGGCAAGAAGCCACCGGAGGAGCTCGACGAGCAGGTCCGTATCTGGGCGGACAAGGTGAGAGAGCTCTGCTACAACATGGAAGATGCGGTGGACGCCTTTATGGTCCTTGTGGAGGGCAACAAGTACCATGAGCGTGGCCCCAACAACATGAAGAACAGAGTCAAGAAGTTCCTGAAGAAGACCACCAAGCTGTTCAGCAGAGGCAAGGCTCTCCATGAGATTGGTGACGCCATGGACGAAGCAAAAGAGCTTGCCAAGGAGTTGGGTGACCTGCGTCAAAGGTACATGCTTGAAGGGCATGCCGGCGAGACCAGAGACACCATTGATCCCCGCCTGGAAGTTATGTACAAAGATGTCTCAGAGCTAGTTGGAATCGAACATAAAAGGAAAGAACTGATCAAGATGTTGAGAGAGGGCGATGAAAATGGCAAGCAGCAACCCAAGGCCATCTCTATTGTTGGATCTGGCGGACTGGGAAAGACAACCCTTGCCAAAGCAGTCTATGACAAGCTCATAGGGCAGTATGATTGTGAAGCTTTTGTTTCGGTGTCTCGGAATCCCGACATaaaaaagattttcaagaaaatGTTACATCAACTTGACAGAAAAAGGTATGCATCTATCAATGAAGCTGTTAGAGATGAAGAACAACTCATCGATGAATTGAATATGTCTCTTCACTGTAAGAG GTACCTAATCGTAATCGATGACATATGGGATGAAGAAGATTGGCGAATTATCAAGTGTGCTTTCTCCAAGAGTGTCGGTAGTGCAGTAATAATGACAACCCGCAAAATCAGTGTCTCAAAAGCATGCCACTTATCTGGTGATGACATGGTTTATGAGATGAAACCTCTTACTGAAGGTGACTCCCAAAGGCTCTTCTATAAAAGAATCTTTCCTCAAGGGAGTGATTGTCCTAGTCAATTGGAGCAAGTATCTAGAAATATCTTGAGGAAATGTGGCGGAGTACCGCTAGCCATCATTACTATAGCTAGTCTTTTAGCTAGTAATGAACAACAAATAAAGCCAAAGTATCAATGGGACAACATACTCAATTCTATGGGCCGTGGACTTGCAGAAGGTGGTAGTGTGAAGGACATGCGGAGAATACTATCCTTTAGTTATTACGATCTACCTTCTCATTTGAAGACTTGTTTCTTGTATCTAAGTATTTTTCCAGAGGATTTTGAGATTAGGAGAGACCGGTTGATATGGAGGTGGATAGCCGAAGGCCTTGTCCAAGGTGGAAAACAAGAAAGTAGACCATTTGAGCTCGGTGAGAGTTACTTTAACGAGCTTGCAAATCGAAACTTGATTCAGCCAGTAGATATTGATGTGGAAGGCAGGGCAAGTGCTTGTCGCGTGCATGACATGGTGCTTGATCTCATATGTTCCTTGTCCAGTGAAGAAAACTTTGTCACTGTACTGGATGGTACTGTGAAAAGCAAACCTAGCTCACACATCAAGGTTCGCTTGTTATCCTTTCAAAACAGCATGTCAGAGCTCACCACCCATCGGGTTGATGCCACAAGTATGCCACAACTGAGGTCAGTCACTCTCTTTAGAACTGATGTTGATCTGATCCAGGCTCTTCCAAGCTTTCAAATTTTACGCGTTTTGGATTTAGAAGGTTGCAATCTTGGGGAAAGTAGCCACAAGGTTGATCTTAGTTGTGTTGAGAATTTATTACACCTGAGGTACCTAGGGCTAAGAGATACACGAGTTGGCATTCTCCCTATGGAAATAGGAAAGCTACGGTTTTTGGAAACACTGGACTTAAGAGTTGGTGGATCTGCAGAGGTGCCATCAAGTGTTGTTCGGTTAGGACATCTGATGTGCCTATATGTTGATCCGGATGTGAGATTGTCAGTTGGGATGGGGAACCTGGTGTCCTTAGAAGAGCTGACTACTGTGAAGGTGGGTGGTACTGTTGCGATCGAGAAAGAGCTAGGGCAACTGATTGAGCTGAGGGTGCTTCAGCTTGAGTGGACTGGAGACGATGATAGTGTGTGTAGTTCCTTGGTGGTGTCCCTTGGCAATCTGCGGAAATTGCAAAGTCTAATAATTTTCCGTCAAGGCGGCTTAAGGTTTGATGTCATCTGGGACAGTTGGGTGCCCCCTCCACATCTCCGTACGTTTGAGTTTGTTGGATGTACTTTGACAATGCCAAAGTGGATTAATTCATCAGTGCTTCCGCTCCTCTCCATCCTGAGAATAGAAGTGAAGAGAGTGCAGCCGGAGGTGGATATTCAGATCCTTGGGAAGCTGCCCGCTCTTCGTTTTCTCTATCTGGAGACCACCAAAGATCAGTACACCCGCGCCGAAAGTTTCATTGTTGGCGCCGATGCATTCCCGTGTTTGAGGGAGTGCTATTTGTACTATTTTCAGACGGGGCCATCTATTTTTCCAAGAGGAGCTATGCCAAGGCTTGAAGTCCTCTATTTCTTTGCCCGAGCGCTGCACATCGCGGGCGGTGAACTGGACGTGGGCATGGACCACCTCCCTTCGCTCCGGCGGGTCATGGTTTCCCTTTGTCCTGAGAAAGATGAGATTATAGATAAGATTGACGAAGCAGCTGCTATG atttacccacagaatgggaacaagaggaagaagaaTGACGGTGACCGACTGAGAAGGTGGGATAGTTGTGCTCTAGAATCAATCCTATCCATTCTAATCT